In Candidatus Defluviilinea proxima, a single genomic region encodes these proteins:
- a CDS encoding DUF262 domain-containing protein has protein sequence MNENQSQTESLLDIVQGIEGKSIMLPEFQRDFRWELEQTYDLFDSLIKDIFIGTIIYGKPSFGMTLREIDMRPRRGKGSNAKLKTYDFSTEQIKLKTQTENLKVVLDGQQRITSIHRAIVGKDTVYLILNEDLDEEAAKDKPLEEIFKEVSGEESEKSISIKLSDAYDVETGKLEEDEDFNQRFSQTLFAKKRLSATDSETLNRKRACEKIFRRTIRKLNDLYKQQKMVAYYLLDMNLDKFCIFFERSNSRGIQLSFTDILAAKLYHGFNLRKKVEEFEDQNKLKLNREIVVRAIAYICGVEDGKALAIDRKAILDELDADDFNKHWDKVCKLYAESLSYLSGQHYILSQDWMPSENMVIPIMMFRHHTKGFDQITEEQRQFLEFWYWSSIFSNRYSSSSNEIIIADSKALTQIANDEKINIRGYFNRMRPLIAESADLFSYSKRTSAIYRGVLNLLNYESKGLMDWNSSQKLINVPNLDDHHIYPSAYINNSPSLDIEQEEAEQLADCVVNRTLIPKITNIKIGKKPPQTYLSEIQQYSNQNLANCLLSHKIPKELIADEAYNGLFKLFLEDRAKAIYDIINKYTNETRQSIINRYGIVFEETTN, from the coding sequence ATGAATGAAAATCAAAGCCAAACAGAATCTTTACTAGATATCGTACAGGGAATTGAAGGAAAATCAATAATGCTCCCAGAGTTTCAGCGTGATTTTCGATGGGAACTCGAGCAAACATATGATCTTTTCGACTCATTAATTAAAGATATTTTTATAGGCACTATCATATACGGCAAGCCATCGTTCGGGATGACATTGCGAGAAATTGACATGAGACCAAGAAGAGGCAAGGGGAGTAACGCCAAATTGAAAACGTATGATTTTTCTACTGAACAAATCAAATTAAAGACCCAAACAGAAAATTTAAAAGTTGTCCTCGACGGACAACAGCGAATCACGTCTATCCATAGAGCAATCGTTGGAAAAGATACGGTTTATCTTATATTAAATGAAGACTTAGATGAAGAAGCGGCGAAAGATAAACCACTTGAAGAAATTTTTAAAGAGGTTTCTGGAGAAGAAAGTGAGAAATCTATTTCTATAAAACTTTCAGACGCATATGATGTTGAAACTGGAAAACTTGAGGAAGATGAAGATTTCAATCAACGATTTAGTCAAACGCTTTTTGCAAAGAAACGATTAAGTGCAACTGACTCCGAAACACTAAACAGAAAGAGGGCTTGCGAAAAGATATTTCGTCGAACAATTAGAAAATTAAACGATCTCTATAAGCAGCAAAAAATGGTGGCGTATTATTTGCTCGACATGAACTTAGATAAGTTTTGCATCTTTTTCGAACGCAGTAATAGCCGCGGCATTCAATTAAGCTTCACAGATATTTTGGCTGCCAAACTTTATCATGGTTTCAACTTACGCAAGAAAGTTGAGGAGTTTGAAGATCAAAACAAATTGAAACTAAACAGAGAAATTGTTGTACGCGCGATTGCATATATTTGCGGGGTGGAAGACGGGAAGGCGTTGGCTATTGATCGAAAAGCAATTCTAGACGAACTCGATGCAGATGACTTCAACAAACACTGGGACAAAGTATGTAAGTTGTACGCAGAAAGCCTTAGTTATTTATCAGGTCAACATTATATTCTGTCCCAAGATTGGATGCCATCAGAAAACATGGTCATACCAATAATGATGTTCAGGCATCATACAAAAGGTTTCGATCAGATAACTGAGGAACAACGTCAGTTTCTAGAGTTTTGGTATTGGTCTTCTATTTTTTCAAACAGATACAGTTCTTCGTCTAATGAAATTATTATTGCAGACAGTAAGGCATTAACTCAAATTGCAAATGATGAGAAAATAAATATTAGAGGCTACTTCAATAGGATGAGACCATTAATTGCAGAATCCGCAGACCTATTTAGCTATTCAAAACGAACAAGCGCTATTTATAGAGGTGTATTGAACTTACTAAACTACGAGTCAAAGGGTTTAATGGATTGGAACAGCTCACAGAAATTAATCAATGTACCAAACCTTGACGACCATCACATATACCCTAGTGCCTATATTAATAATTCACCGTCCTTAGATATAGAACAAGAGGAAGCAGAGCAATTGGCTGACTGTGTTGTCAATAGAACACTTATACCCAAAATCACCAACATAAAAATCGGAAAGAAACCACCTCAGACTTATCTTTCTGAAATTCAGCAATATTCAAATCAAAATTTGGCAAACTGTTTGCTAAGTCATAAAATACCAAAAGAACTTATAGCAGACGAAGCATATAACGGTCTATTTAAGCTCTTTCTTGAAGATCGTGCCAAAGCAATATATGACATTATCAACAAATACACAAACGAAACTCGACAAAGCATAATAAACAGATACGGAATTGTCTTCGAAGAAACTACCAATTAA
- a CDS encoding YigZ family protein has product MINSRFIATLAPVSSVEAARAFLTRIRHEFADASHNVPAYIIGGGNTVTEFCSDDGEPSGTSGKPALAVLRGSGLGDVAVVITRYFGGTLLGTGGLVKAYTESTQLVVNAVERGRRVAVHVVMVAIPYNLLERIRLMTTRNHGEVLGEDFGGDITMTLQFPVEALDGFQNELRELSAGKIQAEMIETKETVVKIS; this is encoded by the coding sequence GTGATAAATTCACGCTTCATTGCCACGCTCGCGCCTGTTTCCTCTGTCGAAGCCGCCCGCGCCTTCCTGACTCGTATCCGCCACGAATTTGCGGACGCGAGTCATAACGTCCCTGCATATATTATCGGCGGCGGAAACACCGTCACTGAATTTTGTTCAGATGACGGAGAGCCGAGCGGGACTTCAGGTAAGCCTGCTCTGGCGGTCCTACGCGGCAGTGGACTTGGCGATGTGGCGGTCGTGATAACACGTTATTTCGGCGGGACGTTGTTGGGGACAGGTGGGTTAGTGAAAGCATACACCGAGTCCACGCAACTCGTGGTCAATGCAGTGGAACGCGGACGAAGAGTCGCGGTTCATGTTGTGATGGTCGCCATTCCATACAATCTGCTGGAACGTATCCGATTGATGACAACTCGCAATCATGGGGAAGTGTTGGGTGAAGATTTCGGTGGCGACATCACGATGACCCTACAATTCCCAGTCGAGGCATTGGATGGGTTTCAGAATGAATTACGTGAATTATCTGCGGGGAAGATTCAGGCTGAAATGATCGAAACTAAAGAGACGGTTGTGAAGATCAGTTAA
- a CDS encoding response regulator: MTKSFVFIVEDDPKLNEIISITLEKDFQIETCTDGDTAMERLKSIVPQIVVLDLNLPGSSGRDILKYIRSDERLVNTRVILATADERQAETLTNSADIVLLKPVSPGLLRDLAIRISAG, translated from the coding sequence ATGACTAAATCGTTTGTATTCATCGTTGAAGACGACCCAAAATTAAATGAGATCATCTCGATCACACTGGAAAAGGATTTCCAGATCGAGACCTGCACAGATGGCGATACGGCAATGGAACGTTTGAAAAGTATCGTTCCGCAGATCGTCGTCCTTGACCTCAACCTGCCCGGCTCCTCTGGCCGCGATATTCTGAAATATATTCGCTCTGATGAACGGCTTGTAAATACGCGCGTCATCCTTGCCACCGCCGATGAGCGCCAGGCAGAGACTCTTACAAACAGCGCCGATATTGTTCTGCTCAAACCGGTCAGCCCGGGATTGCTACGGGATCTGGCCATACGGATCAGTGCGGGATAA
- a CDS encoding PAS domain S-box protein — protein sequence MHYQFTLNMLPLAITAAISGVLALYTWQNRKTAGAAPLSVLMFILFEWGVSYIFELAGTDLQTKIPWEGARFAGVVATPVAWLVFAFEYTGRKAWLNWRRLAMLSAIPVITIVILITNESHGLFRISRELVTQGGFLSIKATDGPWFWSVHAPYTYTLIMIGLVLIIRALLRWPAQYRGQMILILLATLAPIIANLITIFQIIPIQIDLTPFAFTVTGVGMAYALFRHRLLDIAPIARDTIIENMKDGMVILNVHGRIVDINQAARTMIGLSEEKRPIGKQFGDVLSQWPKLIEKYRDVQEADDEISIDIGENLRWYELHLSTLFDENKLRIGRVITVRDITDRKLAELLLQESEARFRQIVENASDIIYRADANGYFTYANPSALHAMGFKDEDELVGKHYLDMVAPEVRHRLKRIYELQFVKRTPITYHEFPSIGPDGREIWLGQNVQLIYEGDKITGFQALARDITAIKKTQDALQIARDQALEASRAKTQLLSKVSHELRTPLGGILGYAELLQGNTFGDLSERQHKAISEIVDSGEYLTNMVNELLDEAQLRSSTATLLEKMFSPFKLIQSAVSGMDILAQKKGLLFSVQIDPALPQLIYGDDRRIRQIIINLIGNSIKFTKEGSVRLNVRRPDENHWEIQVTDTGIGIPQSEQATIFEPFRQLNSAVTRDNRGVGLGLSITKQLVELMHGRIAVESEHGKGSSFTILLPIMQKE from the coding sequence ATGCATTATCAATTCACACTCAATATGTTGCCTCTTGCGATCACTGCGGCGATCTCTGGTGTACTTGCGCTTTACACTTGGCAAAATCGCAAAACAGCCGGGGCGGCTCCGTTATCAGTGTTGATGTTTATCCTGTTTGAGTGGGGAGTAAGTTATATATTCGAACTGGCGGGTACAGATCTGCAAACAAAAATCCCTTGGGAGGGAGCACGATTTGCAGGCGTGGTCGCCACACCTGTTGCATGGTTGGTGTTTGCATTCGAATATACCGGGAGAAAAGCATGGCTCAACTGGCGCAGACTCGCTATGCTTTCCGCCATCCCAGTCATCACGATAGTAATTCTAATTACAAACGAAAGCCACGGTCTCTTCCGCATAAGCCGTGAACTGGTCACTCAAGGGGGCTTTCTATCGATAAAAGCAACGGATGGTCCGTGGTTCTGGTCGGTGCATGCACCGTACACGTACACTCTCATCATGATCGGTTTGGTGCTCATCATACGCGCCTTGTTACGCTGGCCTGCCCAATACCGTGGACAAATGATCCTGATCCTGTTGGCCACCCTTGCTCCCATAATCGCTAACCTTATAACTATTTTCCAGATCATACCCATTCAGATCGACTTGACGCCTTTTGCCTTCACAGTGACTGGTGTCGGCATGGCGTATGCACTTTTCCGTCACCGCTTATTGGATATTGCCCCGATCGCACGCGACACCATCATCGAGAACATGAAAGACGGCATGGTCATTTTAAATGTCCATGGCCGCATCGTGGATATCAATCAGGCCGCACGAACAATGATCGGTCTCTCTGAAGAAAAGCGCCCCATAGGCAAACAATTCGGGGATGTGTTATCGCAATGGCCTAAACTGATCGAGAAATATCGCGATGTTCAGGAAGCTGATGATGAAATATCAATCGATATAGGGGAAAATCTACGTTGGTATGAATTGCACCTTTCTACATTGTTCGATGAAAATAAACTACGCATAGGCCGTGTGATCACCGTGCGCGATATCACCGACCGCAAACTAGCCGAGCTTCTGTTACAGGAAAGTGAAGCACGGTTCCGCCAGATCGTGGAAAATGCCAGCGACATCATATATCGCGCAGACGCGAATGGCTATTTCACCTATGCCAATCCATCGGCATTACATGCAATGGGCTTCAAAGATGAGGACGAACTGGTCGGCAAACACTATCTCGATATGGTGGCACCTGAAGTGCGCCACAGATTAAAACGGATCTATGAACTTCAATTCGTGAAACGCACCCCCATCACCTATCATGAATTCCCCAGTATCGGGCCCGATGGTCGTGAAATCTGGCTCGGGCAAAACGTACAACTGATCTATGAAGGTGACAAGATCACCGGTTTTCAAGCGCTTGCACGTGACATCACCGCCATTAAAAAGACACAAGATGCCCTGCAGATCGCGCGCGATCAGGCATTGGAAGCCAGCCGCGCAAAGACCCAGTTGCTTTCCAAAGTCAGCCACGAACTACGGACACCGCTCGGCGGCATTCTCGGATACGCAGAGCTTCTTCAAGGCAACACGTTCGGCGATCTAAGCGAACGCCAACACAAAGCCATTTCAGAGATCGTAGATAGCGGCGAATATCTAACGAACATGGTCAATGAGCTTTTGGACGAAGCACAACTTCGCTCAAGCACCGCGACATTGCTCGAGAAAATGTTCTCACCCTTCAAGTTGATTCAAAGTGCTGTCTCAGGCATGGACATTCTCGCACAGAAAAAGGGACTGCTCTTTTCGGTTCAGATCGACCCTGCTCTGCCGCAGTTGATCTATGGCGATGACCGCCGTATCCGTCAGATCATTATCAACCTCATTGGCAACTCGATCAAATTCACGAAGGAGGGAAGCGTGCGCTTGAACGTCCGACGGCCCGATGAAAATCACTGGGAAATACAAGTGACCGACACCGGCATCGGAATTCCCCAATCAGAACAAGCCACCATCTTCGAACCATTCCGTCAGTTGAATTCAGCAGTCACACGCGATAATCGAGGCGTAGGGCTGGGATTATCCATCACAAAACAACTCGTGGAGTTAATGCACGGCCGAATCGCCGTCGAAAGTGAACACGGCAAAGGTTCGTCATTTACCATCCTACTCCCCATCATGCAAAAGGAATAA
- a CDS encoding protein kinase translates to MDHPTWIGRTLGGRYKIDDTLGQGGMSAVYKATDPNLKRVVAIKLIHSHLSTDPSFVSRFESEAAAVASLRHQNIVQVYDFNNDGGIYYMVLEFIPGETLQDRLKRLAENNRQLSLEDALKFTLNISDAVGYAHQRGMVHRDIKPANIMLDVQGQAILMDFGIVKILGGEGHTSTGAVVGTARYMSPEIIRGDVADHRADIYSLGVTLYEMLSGRPPFVADSAMTLMMMHLNDPVPDVRGFRSDISPAIVAILEKCLAKDRNDRYQSASALSTDLRRAIADLEKKSTTITKIPTSSPKPVSPPAPSQSLHANASSAYPQPASPSQTSSQPLPLPTKPKSSNRVLWFAGGSVAFVCCLVIGFSVFRGFLRTGLNTPTQTTEPVATDTQPAEPILLATEGSTPTILPLETPTETAIPFTPTPSTPYVVITNIHLDNTTYVVDYEVHNFPTSPSLHVHMFFDTVPPEQAGMPGSGPWKLTWGKYGDPPFKQYSIANRPPNAAQMCALVANPNHSVLLNTGNCFDLPQ, encoded by the coding sequence ATGGATCATCCAACTTGGATCGGGCGAACGCTGGGCGGTCGCTATAAAATTGATGATACCTTGGGGCAGGGAGGGATGTCTGCTGTCTATAAAGCAACCGACCCCAACTTGAAGCGCGTGGTGGCTATCAAACTTATCCATTCGCATCTCTCCACCGACCCCTCATTTGTATCCCGTTTCGAAAGCGAAGCCGCTGCCGTTGCAAGCCTCCGCCACCAGAACATTGTGCAGGTCTATGACTTCAATAATGATGGTGGCATTTATTACATGGTGCTTGAATTTATTCCCGGGGAAACACTACAAGACCGTTTGAAACGCCTTGCAGAAAACAATCGTCAGCTTTCTCTTGAAGATGCGCTCAAGTTCACGCTCAATATCTCGGACGCTGTTGGATATGCCCACCAACGTGGCATGGTGCATCGCGATATCAAGCCTGCAAACATCATGCTCGATGTGCAAGGACAAGCCATCCTCATGGATTTTGGTATCGTCAAGATATTGGGTGGTGAAGGTCACACATCCACTGGCGCAGTGGTTGGCACAGCGCGTTATATGTCACCAGAAATCATCCGTGGCGATGTCGCTGACCATCGTGCCGATATTTATTCTCTTGGCGTTACGCTCTACGAAATGTTGAGCGGGCGGCCTCCCTTCGTTGCTGACTCGGCCATGACCCTGATGATGATGCACCTCAACGATCCCGTGCCCGATGTGCGTGGCTTTCGCAGTGACATTTCACCTGCCATCGTCGCTATCCTTGAGAAGTGTCTTGCCAAAGACCGCAATGATCGCTATCAATCTGCCTCCGCTCTTTCAACTGATTTGAGACGTGCGATTGCTGACCTTGAAAAAAAATCGACGACTATCACCAAAATACCGACTTCCTCTCCCAAGCCTGTTTCTCCTCCCGCGCCTTCTCAATCTCTCCATGCAAACGCCTCGTCGGCCTACCCTCAACCTGCTTCTCCATCGCAGACATCATCTCAGCCTTTGCCTTTACCAACAAAGCCCAAGAGTTCCAACCGTGTGCTCTGGTTTGCTGGCGGAAGTGTCGCTTTTGTGTGTTGTCTGGTGATCGGGTTTTCAGTGTTTCGTGGTTTTTTGAGAACAGGTTTGAATACACCGACTCAAACAACTGAACCTGTTGCTACAGATACGCAACCTGCAGAACCAATTTTGCTTGCGACAGAAGGATCTACACCCACTATCTTGCCCCTCGAAACACCGACTGAAACAGCCATTCCTTTCACGCCAACCCCGTCAACTCCCTATGTGGTCATTACAAACATTCACTTGGATAACACCACCTATGTAGTGGATTACGAAGTCCACAATTTCCCCACATCGCCATCCCTGCATGTTCATATGTTCTTTGATACCGTGCCCCCCGAACAAGCAGGCATGCCCGGCTCCGGCCCGTGGAAGCTGACTTGGGGCAAGTACGGTGACCCTCCCTTTAAACAATATAGTATTGCAAATCGTCCACCGAATGCGGCTCAAATGTGCGCGTTGGTTGCCAATCCAAACCATTCCGTGCTTCTCAACACCGGTAACTGTTTTGATCTGCCTCAGTGA